A stretch of Gasterosteus aculeatus chromosome 4, fGasAcu3.hap1.1, whole genome shotgun sequence DNA encodes these proteins:
- the ube2a gene encoding ubiquitin-conjugating enzyme E2 A isoform X1, with protein sequence MSTPARRRLMRDFKRLQEDPPAGVSGAPSENNIMVWNAVIFGDARRPVFVHFSFSPEGTPFEDGTFKLTIEFTEEYPNKPPTVRFASKMFHPNVYADGSICLDILQNRWSPTYDVSSILTSIQSLLDEPNPNSPANSQAAQLYQENKREYEKRVSAIVEQSWRDC encoded by the exons ATGTCAACTCCAGCGAGACGACGTTTAATGAGAGATTTTAAACG ACTGCAGGAGGATCCTCCAGCTGGAGTTAGTGGGGCGCCATCAGAAAACAATATCATGGTATGGAATGCTGTCATTTTTGG TGATGCTCGACGGCCTGTTTTTGTTCACTTCTCTTTTAGTCCTGAGGGAACACCTTTTGAGGATG GAACCTTCAAACTTACCATTGAATTCACAGAGGAATATCCAAATAAACCTCCAACAGTGCGATTTGCCTCAAAAATGTTTCATCCAAATG TGTATGCAGATGGAAGCATATGCTTAGATATTCTTCAGAATCGTTGGAGTCCGACATATGATGTCTCTTCGATCCTAACTTCAATACAG TCTTTGCTGGACGAGCCAAACCCAAATAGTCCAGCCAACAGCCAGGCAGCTCAGCTGTACCAGGAAAACAAGCGGGAGTACGAGAAGAGGGTTTCTGCTATTGTTGAACAGAGCTGGCGTGACTGTTGA
- the ube2a gene encoding ubiquitin-conjugating enzyme E2 A isoform X2, whose translation MSTPARRRLMRDFKRLQEDPPAGVSGAPSENNIMVWNAVIFGPEGTPFEDGTFKLTIEFTEEYPNKPPTVRFASKMFHPNVYADGSICLDILQNRWSPTYDVSSILTSIQSLLDEPNPNSPANSQAAQLYQENKREYEKRVSAIVEQSWRDC comes from the exons ATGTCAACTCCAGCGAGACGACGTTTAATGAGAGATTTTAAACG ACTGCAGGAGGATCCTCCAGCTGGAGTTAGTGGGGCGCCATCAGAAAACAATATCATGGTATGGAATGCTGTCATTTTTGG TCCTGAGGGAACACCTTTTGAGGATG GAACCTTCAAACTTACCATTGAATTCACAGAGGAATATCCAAATAAACCTCCAACAGTGCGATTTGCCTCAAAAATGTTTCATCCAAATG TGTATGCAGATGGAAGCATATGCTTAGATATTCTTCAGAATCGTTGGAGTCCGACATATGATGTCTCTTCGATCCTAACTTCAATACAG TCTTTGCTGGACGAGCCAAACCCAAATAGTCCAGCCAACAGCCAGGCAGCTCAGCTGTACCAGGAAAACAAGCGGGAGTACGAGAAGAGGGTTTCTGCTATTGTTGAACAGAGCTGGCGTGACTGTTGA